The window TTACCAATGTGTTGTTTCTACCTGCTGTGTAGCGCTTCATTGAAGCTACGTTGCACTTGACCtgcatacagtggaacctcgatagattatatatatatatatatatatatattatattatatagatTATATTATATAGATTATATTATATAGATTGAACCTCTTACTTCATATTTAATGGACACAAGATGGTGTTCAGTTAGAACTCAACACCACCCATCCCATACACCAGTGAGGTAAGTCTGGATAGAACCTTTTCcatttatatttacaattttgaaatgGTGTTTTTaggccgcaaaaaaaaaagtacaaaccaATAATTTTGTACTGTGCTAGTGTTATTTAGGCCATGTAAAAAGTGTTTCAATTTAACAGACAATTGGATGTAACGGACAACTATCCCAACAGGTCCCACTGTACGAGAGAATCAGATTTCAAGTTTGATGCATTATGTTCCATCCCTTTTCCAGTCAGGTAATTGTGGAATCACCGATGTGATGACTTTTGAACAAAACACACGTGGCCGACTCATGTACTTCCGTTTGGATCAAAAGAGGTTAAATCGAGATTTACAAATAAAGAGTGAATGAGAACTAGCATGAGTAAATCATGAAGATTATAACTCAGTTGTGGGGTAATTGGAATGAATCCTTACAAGCGAGTATGGATGGTGAAATCAGGTCTTATCTGGAGACGGGCTTTGGTCTCCGCAGCTGCTTTACGTGTCATGGTGGAGCACCGGTTCAGGATCTCCTCCTTCTTGGGTCTGGGTGGCATCAAAGGAGCAAACATGCCCGTGTCGCTGCCTCTGGAACTTGAGCTCCCAGAACTCCCAGAACTTGTATAACTCAAAAAACTGGAGGTGGAGTTGCGGCGCTGCTCGTAGCCGCGCTCGCTGGGGATGACACTCTGTCGTAGGGAGGGTCTCGACACGTCTGCCCTCGAACGTGAAAGCGAGCTGCTGAACGAGGAGACGGTCGACTCTGTGTTTGAGCTCGTGCTGATGCTACGAGCGAGGCTGTCTGGGTGGGTATTGTTCACTTCGACTCGGGCGGGCGTAGCAGTCTGTGTTCTGGTCTGTGACAAAAGTTCCATAGATCTGGCTTTGGCCAGATAACCACGCCCACTAGACTGAGCTCTGGGCTGGACTGCAGATCGTtgccctgcatgggtttccctGACGATGTggtctgaagaagaagaagaagaaccatcCAGAGGTACCCCGCTGATGGTCTGGTTGAGGGTGGTTCTATTCAGCCTATTCTGTAAGAGGAAAAGTCCCGTCCGAGGGTTGTTGTAGGGCTGCAGGTACATGGAGGGGACGTAGCCCACCTTGccattgtatctgaatgaaAAGAATTACATCAAatgttgttttagtcattttttAGAAGTTTGCATTCACCACTATATTCTAACTGCTTTTTTGATTGTATCACAGACTGTCTCGGACCTTCTTTTTagcatttattacattttggaaGCAGACTTCTCCTCTCTTATCTTAACCTACAgatgtaataatttttttggagggcagcatggtgaagTAGTGCTCATCATGTCTAAATCACACTTCTGAGATTCCGATTTTGAACGGTGATTcccgaagattgctgggataggctccagctctcctgcgacccttgtgaggatgggcggataggaaaatggatggatgaatggacagccAGTGACACACTTGTGAGTTCATGAGTCGCACCTCCCTCACGACACAAAAATTTGGCCTGCCCAGTAATGCAATTGGCTTGCAGGATGGCTAGTGGCTAGCGACGAACGTGCATAAATTTTTCACCAGGGCATGGCTTCCCGCATTCAGCGGACACACCCTTTGGTTTTTCCCAGTGAATACAATAGCTTgattgttttttgggtttttttgtattttcaagccttattttgtatatttcgtgatatttttaatcattcaaatttgccaTTGTTGTTAATAATGTTCTTCTCTATGGTGtaaaattttataaaacatttattttgactttgctCCTACAAGAAATGGAATCAGTACTAGTACTTTTAGTACTACTAGTAGTACTAGTACTGATCTGTACTACCTGTATCTCTACCACCTCTGATATTAGTTAAAGACATTAGTTAATCATTAATCGCTCATtttcgagaaaaaaaattctggtcaAGTCCCACCTCACCACTACGGAGTAGCTCGATAAAGGCTAATGTCTTACGGCTGCCATTTAGTATAATTAGTGCAGGTTATTATTCCTAACAGGCAAGACCGGGTTACCTGGTGAGCCACCAGCCATCATCAGACATTCTCAGAACCTCCACCACAGAACCAATGGGCACAGAGATCTCGTCAGCCTTCTTGGTAAAGTAATTCCTCACAgcacagtagagagcacctttATGTGACAACACACAGAAACAAGCTCATCAACACtgccatgaaaacaaaatatcatCATAAAACACTGCTTGGCTGCAGGACAATACATCTACGAAAAGTACTACTGCAAATCTTTTTGTCATGTGGCATTTCACTAATTACCATGTTTTCCACCTGTGAGACCTGGACAAGTTGCACTTGTTAATTACGActcattcactttttttaatagttCTAGGTGCATGCCTTAATGCCATCTTTTGTTGGATTCTAAAAGCCATTTTGCTTCAAAGAGCGCATGACGCACTGCATCTGAATCACAAAATGAAACACGACTCATAAGTGTTAAGAGCAGACAAATATCACACCTTCCCGGTGATATGCTCTTTCATCATTCTTCTCTTTTTCCAGATAGGGAGCAGGAAACCAGGCAATACACTTGTCTTCATTCTCCACCAACCACCAACCTGATAGGGAGAGTAAACACGTAATCAGGCAGGTAGGAATTGTTGCCTAACCCTGTCTCTGCAAATGTTTGGTGGTGAGGGACTACACAAAATGTAGATAAACTTCTTTCAAATTTCCTGTTGTGAATTGTGATTAGGGTACAACTGCACACCTCATATGACTCTCAAATGACTCTCTGTACTTGtcctaaatgtgtattttgttaTGATTCGTCACTTTATGTCACTATGTGTGTGTTTCCCACCGATTAATTCACCACCAATCAAAGTGGCTGCTCTCATACGCTTTAAATGTCAGGCAATGACAGTCTCAACAGAGACTATGAGGAAAGGAAAGAGTGTATCTCTCTTGCTGATGCCCTGATTAAATTCACCAAAATTGCTTTGGACAAATTGAGGCAGCACCTGGACATGGCCTTGGCAGGCGTATGTTAAGACCATCAAATTCTCACTGCACCAGGACACACCCTGGCTGCAATAAGAGGCCCTTCTTGGCCCAGACCAGTCTGCCAAATTCCAAGCATTACGCTTGCACGAAAATCAGGAATTGTCAACGTCAGACAGACCatctatataaatatttttgctgAAGTGATTCAAACTACAGGTGACAAATTATGATTCTGGCATATGTTTTTATGAAACTTGTCGATCCAAATCACTTTGTAGAACTTTGATGCTGAAAAGGAACGTATGTGTGTATTAAGGTGAGCAATTTGGTACTGGTCCAAATTGGGATTTTTGCCACTTGGCCCAGGTAGAGTTAGTGCTATTTTTGGTACAGAGGAAGTAACATTTCTATCGTTGGTATTTTGACAATTATGAAGATTCTGCAAAAATAACTCAACTGATTAGCATGAAACTTAGGTCCAAGGAAGAACAGCTAAAAATTTTAAGTTCAAAGAATTTGCAAATCTGGATAAAGTAGGGCCCTactcatcttttatttttgggggaggCTCAAGATAAATGTCAGAAATTCCTAAATTTCATTCAATTCTTCAATGAAAGAAAGTTTATATAAAAAGTATGCTGCACACAAGATgcgtaaatgtgtgtgtttatgttatGTACAATATGTGTATAGGTATTTTGTGGTATTTATAGTATGTGAATATTATGAAAAAACAGCCttgtttgtataaaaaaaaaaaattagagctTAACGAGAGGCAAATGGTTGTAGGTGAAAGGAGAATTTTGAATTCTGACGACAGCCACATCCCCAATTAGAAGAGGGTGGAAacacttttgcaaccacaaTCTCTCCTTATAACTCCCCCTCCtcgaattttttttctcaattgagTTAAACTGGTTTTACTTGCCATAAATGGAGAACTTGAAATCGTTTCTCTTGAGTCCAATTCCGGTATGTATGTTAGATTGCCATTTAaaaaggggtgtgtagacatttTATCTACTGTATACTAGTACGCATGTATTTCTAATTACACTTGATGATCGATAATTTTTCTTAGGTAAAGGTGTGGGATTTTGGGTGTATACTGTAAGTTTTGACTTCTTAACTTTGCAGTACGAGATATTTCCATGTTTAGTGTGtaaattttttaatttccttgtcCTCATAGTTACTATTTGGAATAAAAGTCGCAGATTTGTACAGTTGACTGATTGACTGACCAGCAGGGTCCTTAATCAGGACTTCCAATGCTTCATCCAAGGCAGCTTTAAAGGGCCGGTTGTTGGTGTCTTTGGTCTCGTAGGCAGCCACACAGCGGTACGTCTCGGTGACAAATGGCCGAGTGACAGAGAAATCTCCTTCGCC of the Syngnathoides biaculeatus isolate LvHL_M chromosome 22, ASM1980259v1, whole genome shotgun sequence genome contains:
- the LOC133495777 gene encoding NADPH oxidase organizer 1-like, whose protein sequence is MPAEKRFVFSARIISAVQRETPKLKTFMVSVLWSDENEVIVYRSYDDFKNFHRQLKKKFPHFSPSQDDRIIPKFKGEAQTNGLQQRGSKRCIQRMKDLESYCNKLLMCDQMVTCSSEVTQFFTPLDHDMDQDFTKNSAMILLSDISLGLEGGIGGGVGGEGDFSVTRPFVTETYRCVAAYETKDTNNRPFKAALDEALEVLIKDPAGWWLVENEDKCIAWFPAPYLEKEKNDERAYHREGALYCAVRNYFTKKADEISVPIGSVVEVLRMSDDGWWLTRYNGKVGYVPSMYLQPYNNPRTGLFLLQNRLNRTTLNQTISGVPLDGSSSSSSDHIVRETHAGQRSAVQPRAQSSGRGYLAKARSMELLSQTRTQTATPARVEVNNTHPDSLARSISTSSNTESTVSSFSSSLSRSRADVSRPSLRQSVIPSERGYEQRRNSTSSFLSYTSSGSSGSSSSRGSDTGMFAPLMPPRPKKEEILNRCSTMTRKAAAETKARLQIRPDFTIHTRL